The genomic segment TTTCACCAGGTCAAAAGCCAGTTTTTTAAGAGATTTTTTGACTTTGTTTTTAGTATTTTGCCATTCCCTCCCTGACATCTTATGCAATTGTGGCGGCTTGGTGTCGGGAGAGCGATAACGACTTATTAAATCTAGGCTGTCTGCCGGAACTCTTAACAGTCCATCCGCATATCTAATAACTAAATATTCCCTCCCTTCAAAGGTTTCTAGTCCTATAAATTGACCTATTCCATGGTATTTGTGAACAACATAATCATTGGGTTTTAACTTGTCTAAGTCAACCTGTTTGGAAGCAGCCCTTCTCCTTTTCCGAATATAGGTGGGAGTAGCTAAACTATGTTGTCCATAAATTTCCCTGTCCGTGATGACGGCAAGGCGAAAAGTAGGCAGGATAAATCCCTCTAATTCCGCTTGTCCAGAATATTTCAAAGCTACACAAATGCCCTGTCTTTGCAGAGAATCAATAGTGCCAAAATCGAGGGGATTGGCCACAAACTGGGCGGGGCAATCGTGTTCTTTTATTAAGGAAACAGTTCGAGAAGGCTGGGCAGAGATTAACCACTTGTTGTATCTACTCAGATTTATGTTTTCGTCAATTTCTCTTTTTCCCCTTAAAAACTCCGCGGCTTTAGCAATTTGGTGGGGAGAAACAGGAAAAGCCCTGGTGGATATATCAAAGATAGGGATTGAGGAAATAGGGGAATTTAAAGCCACCTCCGAAAGGAATATTTTTAGGTGTTTACTTTTGTCCAAACATTCGGAAAAGTTGCGATGAATTTTGGGAAGGGTCGTGTTTTTATCTGCTAATAAATCATTGGCTAATTGCCAGTCTTTTTCCGCCTGATTAAACCAAACACTACTATGAGCAACACAGTGTTCCAGTTCGTCAATGGCCAAAATGGTGTTGGAGGGCAAATAGTCCAGTATATCCGCCACCCGCCCATCAAAGGCAACTTTTAAAAAGCGTGTCAGGGGAGCTTTTATAACATTTGTGTAATTTAAATTATCACAATTTACCAGCTTTTCCCACTCCTCGGCTGTCAAATAGGGTTTGAGGGCATCGGGGGGGGGAAGATGTTGAGCAATGATGGTATCCCAGTGTACGGGGGTAATGGTAAACTGTTTTATGGAATCTAGACTACGTTGAGAGGAAGGATCGAACTCTCTAATTTCTTCCAACTGGTCACCAAACCATTCTAAACGAAGAGGGAGTTCAGCAGAAACGGGGAAAATGTCCACTAGGTTGCCTCTGACGGCCCATTGCCCCTCTCTTTCCACCATTGTGGTACGCTCATAGCCCAGGGAAGTCAAAATCCGACCAATCTCTCCACCCTCAAAAGTCATGCCCTTTCCCAACTGGAGGCAATACTTCTTAAAGATTTCGGGGGGAGGCAGATGTGGTTGCAATCCCATTTCTGTGGTAACCATAGCCCAGGGGGTGGGGTTGGTTTCTGCCACTAGACTAGCCAGGGTTTGTAATTGCCCCCACACCATTTCCGACTCGGGGGTGAATGTCTCATAGAAGGTGGCAGAGGAGGTGGGGTAGAAGAATATCTGTTTCCAGCCCATCAATTCTAAACAGGCTGCCCAACGGGCTGCCTCTTCCAGGGTGGCGCATACTACCAGAAGATTATGATTGAGTTTCTGTCCTAGGGCAGAGGTTATAAGACTCTTTGGGAGACGAGTTGCACCCTTTAAAGATAATCCTCCGGCGGCTTGTAACTTTTCCAGTAACTCTTCTGCTATAGGGGAGCGACTGATACTGCGAACTACAGATTGTAGGGACATTACCGCAAAAGGTGCTCTAACTTTGGGCTATGTGGGCTATGGTATCACAGATGGGGGGTTAAACCAGAAAGAAAACTAATGCCACCCATGACACGGGGGCGTCTGCCCGGTTCGCGTCATTGGCGGCCAGTCAGTGGACATCTACGCACTCATGACAATGACAGAGGCGAACCATTAGAGGCTGGCACTAAACAAGGGTACGCTCCCTGTCATGGTTTATTGTTTGACAAATAGGCCAATGGCCTCTATTCCTTCTTATCTTTCTCCTTGTCCTTATTGTCCTTACCGAGGATACCGTACTTGCGGAGGAAACGGTCAACTCTTCCCTCGGTGTCAATGATTTTCTGAGTGCCAGTGTAGAAGGGGTGGTTACCGGACCAAACCTCCACATGGATTTCCGGTTTGGTGGAACCGACACGCATTACTTCTTTACCTTCACAGAATACTCTAGCATCGGGATACCATTGGGGATGGATTCCTTCTTTAGGCATAACAACAACCTCCCTTTGGAAATAAAAACAAACCAGTTAACGTTTAGAGTATTGAGGAGCCTTACGAGCCTTCTTCAAACCGTATTTCTTACGCTCTTTGGCACGGGGATCACGGGTTAGGTAACCCTCTGCTTTTAGGGGTTGACGGTATTCTGGGTCTATTTGACAAAGGGCTCTGGCCACACCCAGTTTAACGGCATCGGCTTGCCCCGTCAAACCCCCGCCATGGGCCTTGACGATAATGTCATATTCGGATTCCAAGCCCAAGGTTTCGAGGGGGGCCTTTATATTTTGAACGTAACCGGGGATGTTTTGAAAATACTCCTCTGCCGGGCGATTATTGATGGTCACCTTGCCATTCCCGGGCACCAGACGGACTCTGGCGACGGCAGTCTTGCGACGGCCAGTGCCCATGTACACTACCTCGTTAGACATTGCTAATTACCTCCTGTGTTAGTATCAATCTTCAACACTTCTGGTTTTTGTGCCTGGTGGGGGTGGTTAGGTCCGGCATACACTTTAAGTTTTGTAAACAGTCTTCTGCCAAGTCTATTTTTGGGCAACATTCCCTTGACGGCCAATTCAATGATTCTTTCGGGGATGCGTTTTTGCAGGTGGGCAAAAGATTCCACCTTCATGCCACCAGGGCGTCCGGAGTGACGACGATATAGTTTTTGCTGGGGTTTTTTACCGGTGACTACTACTTTTTCCGCATTGACTACGATGACATAGTCACCAGTATCTAGGTGTGGGGTATAAATAGGCTTATTCTTGCCCCTAAGGATTTTAGCAATCTCGGAGGCAAGTCTGCCAAGACGCATTCCGGCGGCGTCCACCACATACCATTTTTTTTCTATACTGTCTAGGGATGGAACTACAGTCTTATTCATTTTCCTGCTACCGTTGTTCAACTGAATGTAAAAAGACTATTAAAGGAAAGCAAGGCGTTGTCATAGGTTTGGTGAGAAAAGGGCATTTGTGGGTAACCTACTTTTAACAGACATAATCCCTTGGCGGGGGCGGAGTATTTGACCATATCCCGACGGCCGTTTTTCCAAATATCGTAAAATTCCGAGAGGGATTTTTTGCCCGCCCCCACTTCCACTAGCATCCCCACCATTAGTCTTACCATGCCATACAAAAAGCCACTGGCCTGAATCTCGATGTTGATCAAGTCCTCCCCATATCTTTCACAGTGCACCTGTTGCACCTCCAGCATGGAGTGGGTGCGAGGGGAACCTGCCCTACGGAAGGCGGAGAAATCGTGGAGACCTAACATGGGCTCCAGTGCCTGCTGCATGAGGTGTTCATCCAGTGGCCTATAATAGTAGTGCCAGGTAAAGGGGTTTAGGAAAATATTAGGGAATTTGCCTGTGTATATAGTATAACGATAACGACGGTAGGAGGCGGAGAAACAGGCATGCCAGTGGGGGGGGACTTCTGCCGAGGCTAAGACGAGCACGTCATCTGGAAGATACTCTTTCAGCACCTTGGCCCAAGCCTCTGGGGGAATGCTAGAGGACACATCAAAATGGGCCACTTGGCCAGCGGCATGTACTCCCGCATCGGTTCTTCCCGCGCCCACCAAGTTCACCGGATGGCCTACCACTTGGGCGATGGCCTTTTCCATTTCCTCCTGGACACATCTACACCCCGGTTGTTTTTGCCAACCGTGGAAGTGTGTTCCCAAGTACTGAATAAGGAGGGCTAT from the Geminocystis sp. M7585_C2015_104 genome contains:
- the mfd gene encoding transcription-repair coupling factor; this translates as MSLQSVVRSISRSPIAEELLEKLQAAGGLSLKGATRLPKSLITSALGQKLNHNLLVVCATLEEAARWAACLELMGWKQIFFYPTSSATFYETFTPESEMVWGQLQTLASLVAETNPTPWAMVTTEMGLQPHLPPPEIFKKYCLQLGKGMTFEGGEIGRILTSLGYERTTMVEREGQWAVRGNLVDIFPVSAELPLRLEWFGDQLEEIREFDPSSQRSLDSIKQFTITPVHWDTIIAQHLPPPDALKPYLTAEEWEKLVNCDNLNYTNVIKAPLTRFLKVAFDGRVADILDYLPSNTILAIDELEHCVAHSSVWFNQAEKDWQLANDLLADKNTTLPKIHRNFSECLDKSKHLKIFLSEVALNSPISSIPIFDISTRAFPVSPHQIAKAAEFLRGKREIDENINLSRYNKWLISAQPSRTVSLIKEHDCPAQFVANPLDFGTIDSLQRQGICVALKYSGQAELEGFILPTFRLAVITDREIYGQHSLATPTYIRKRRRAASKQVDLDKLKPNDYVVHKYHGIGQFIGLETFEGREYLVIRYADGLLRVPADSLDLISRYRSPDTKPPQLHKMSGREWQNTKNKVKKSLKKLAFDLVKLYSTRSQLRKTPCPPDTPWQIELEESFPYQPTPDQLKAIQEVKRDLESDRPMDRLICGDVGFGKTEVAIRAIFKVVTAANKQVVFLAPTTILSQQHYQTLVERFAPYPINVGLLNRFRSPAERKEIIQKLATGELDVVVGTHLLLSDKIKFKNLGLLVVDEEQRFGVNHKEKIKAMKTEVDVLTLSATPIPRTLYMSISGVRDMSLILTPPPNRRPIKTQILPFHPEVIRTAIRNELDRGGQIFYVVPRIEEIEKTAAMLLEMLPSLRIAIAHGQMEEGQLETTMLAFNNGEADLLLCTTIIESGLDIPRVNTIIIESAHRFGLAQLYQLRGRVGRAGIQAYAWLLYPNDETLSDTARLRIFALQEFSQLGSGYYLAMRDMEIRGVGNLFGAEQSGHMQAIGFDLYTEMLREAINEVQGQEIPMVEDTQIDLKLTALIPNSYIPDLEQKMSAYRAIASVTSQKEIKQIEAEWRDRYGPIPDVAQQLLEVAQLKLKAKSLGFSRIKPEGKQNVVLETPMQEPAWQKLSEKLPPHLRSGFVYAKNKVIVKGLGALKPSEQLKTLNLWFDYLQSDSEN
- the rpmE gene encoding 50S ribosomal protein L31, translated to MPKEGIHPQWYPDARVFCEGKEVMRVGSTKPEIHVEVWSGNHPFYTGTQKIIDTEGRVDRFLRKYGILGKDNKDKEKDKKE
- the rpsI gene encoding 30S ribosomal protein S9, with translation MSNEVVYMGTGRRKTAVARVRLVPGNGKVTINNRPAEEYFQNIPGYVQNIKAPLETLGLESEYDIIVKAHGGGLTGQADAVKLGVARALCQIDPEYRQPLKAEGYLTRDPRAKERKKYGLKKARKAPQYSKR
- the rplM gene encoding 50S ribosomal protein L13, with the translated sequence MNKTVVPSLDSIEKKWYVVDAAGMRLGRLASEIAKILRGKNKPIYTPHLDTGDYVIVVNAEKVVVTGKKPQQKLYRRHSGRPGGMKVESFAHLQKRIPERIIELAVKGMLPKNRLGRRLFTKLKVYAGPNHPHQAQKPEVLKIDTNTGGN
- the truA gene encoding tRNA pseudouridine(38-40) synthase TruA — encoded protein: MRDNPQKRIALLIQYLGTHFHGWQKQPGCRCVQEEMEKAIAQVVGHPVNLVGAGRTDAGVHAAGQVAHFDVSSSIPPEAWAKVLKEYLPDDVLVLASAEVPPHWHACFSASYRRYRYTIYTGKFPNIFLNPFTWHYYYRPLDEHLMQQALEPMLGLHDFSAFRRAGSPRTHSMLEVQQVHCERYGEDLINIEIQASGFLYGMVRLMVGMLVEVGAGKKSLSEFYDIWKNGRRDMVKYSAPAKGLCLLKVGYPQMPFSHQTYDNALLSFNSLFTFS